From one Leishmania panamensis strain MHOM/PA/94/PSC-1 chromosome 11 sequence genomic stretch:
- the ABCA3 gene encoding ABC transporter, putative (TriTrypDB/GeneDB-style sysID: LpmP.11.1190~partially sequenced multicopy gene), producing MYNPDSFKGSKQEKSTYLLMNTSVPVTADCVKLSITQDAPHEPLDMVKPTQGEKVADGDQYGTLKADVSWHAAGLHMEPPVSAVAANETSHEFAVHNEWHEDGDGSIEQLATAVHPLGGTEASNRSWYSPMKRRSGMGAMRRNAMTTRMVNFTEFDMGDFGSLGDDLSPSSSNSCRTSEGTASSSSGSAGLPADRESFGGASNRLSRASFVYQLLAMIERSARDLWRRRLDLLVDIAVPLTFMAASIALWAIWGTEYTEEMSYLSLSLDSDNVGAAGLHAPLLHDFTCMKQPDGTPAVAEFMRCMPMNYTICNPVTEKCETHSVINFICDGDSSMLPLPADYEICRVSYEWEPLITTSLGSYWRWLSAVPTLDVLISLQWTALSAYRFILPFLVQSMTGVSTNTRYNAVLCSGDLYFVGEHSVTSELIAYINTTSALFQYVTDFNVYSSVANARSAVKPGGRVWAIVELRSSSAQGLDMVLHMNNSALPSFATTYDDSYSGGVLFDTAELYLLSGFNTLQQLVSEFYLNKLHSAQLNVTQLMVAAATPEYDRVPLMAQARQVLPLIYSLA from the coding sequence ATGTATAACCCTGACAGCTTTAAAGGCTCGAAGCAGGAGAAGTCCACTTATCTCTTGATGAACACAAGTGTCCCTGTCACGGCTGATTGTGTGAAGCTCTCCATTACCCAGGATGCACCGCACGAGCCCCTTGACATGGTGAAGCCGACCCAGGGCGAGAAGGTGGCTGATGGTGACCAGTACGGTACATTGAAAGCTGATGTGAGTTGGCACGCTGCAGGGCTGCACATGGAGCCTCCTGTgtctgctgttgcggctaACGAGACATCGCACGAATTCGCTGTCCACAACGAGTGGCACGAGGATGGGGACGGATCAATAGAGCAGCTGGCAACTGCCGTGCATCCGCTGGGCGGCACCGAGGCATCCAACCGAAGTTGGTACTCACCGATGAAGCGGCGCTCCGGCATGGGTGCGATGCGTCGCAACGCAATGACGACCCGAATGGTGAACTTTACCGAATTCGACATGGGTGACTTTGGCAGCCTCGGTGACGATCTCTCGCCGAGCTCCAGTAATTCCTGCCGCACATCAGAGGGCACCGCTAGTAGCAGCAGTGGGAGCGCTGGGCTCCCAGCCGATAGGGAGAGCTTCGGTGGTGCGTCCAACAGGCTTTCGCGCGCTTCTTTTGTCTACCAGCTGCTCGCTATGATAGAGCGGTCAGCCCGAGACCTATGGCGGCGCAGGCTGGACCTTCTTGTAGACATCGCCGTGCCTTTAACCTTTATGGCCGCGTCCATTGCCTTGTGGGCCATCTGGGGCACGGAGTACACGGAGGAAATGTCGTACTTATCCCTGAGCTTGGATTCTGACAACGTGGGTGCGGCCGGTCTTcatgcgcctcttcttcacgACTTCACATGCATGAAGCAGCCGGACGGGACGCCGGCGGTTGCCGAGTTCATGCGATGCATGCCCATGAACTATACCATCTGCAATCCTGTTACTGAGAAATGTGAGACCCACAGCGTCATTAACTTTATCTGCGACGGTGACTCCAGCATGCTTCCGCTGCCCGCGGACTACGAGATCTGCCGTGTCTCTTACGAGTGGGAGCCATTGATCACAACCAGCTTAGGCAGCTACTGGCGATGGCTTTCAGCCGTCCCAACCCTTGACGTGCTCATCAGTCTCCAGTGGACGGCGTTGTCTGCTTACCGCTTCATTCTGCCTTTCCTTGTGCAGTCCATGACCGGGGTTAGCACGAACACCCGCTACAACGCGGTGCTGTGCAGCGGAGACCTGTACTTTGTAGGCGAGCATAGCGTGACATCAGAGCTAATCGCTTACATCAACACAACGTCTGCTCTCTTTCAATATGTGACGGACTTCAATGTGTACAGCAGCGTCGCGAacgcgcgcagcgctgtgaAGCCCGGTGGGCGCGTATGGGCGATTGTGGAGCTCCGTTCCTCCAGTGCGCAGGGACTTGACATGGTGCTGCACATGAACAACTCGGCTTTGCCATCGTTTGCGACCACGTACGATGACTCGtacagcggtggtgtgctgTTCGATACGGCGGAGCTCTACCTACTGTCCGGCTTCAACACACTGCAACAGCTCGTGTCTGAGTTTTACCTGAACAAACTCCACAGTGCACAGTTGAATGTCACACAACTGATGGTAGCCGCCGCTACTCCGGAGTACGATCGTGTGCCGCTTATGGCGCAGGCTCggcaggtgctgccgctgatttATTCACTTGCGTT